From Verrucomicrobia bacterium S94, the proteins below share one genomic window:
- a CDS encoding acyl-ACP--UDP-N-acetylglucosamine O-acyltransferase, producing the protein MADIHPTAIVADGAQIADDAFIGPYCTISADAVIGSGTRLISHVVIEGNTTLGRNNTVSPFAVLGGKTQDLKFKGGNPGVRIGDNNTIREYVTINAATNDNNYTTVGNDCHILAYSHIAHCCEVGNGVVIVNACQIAGHVVIEDFATIEGSVGIVQFMRVGSMAYIGAMSKITKDVPPYMIGHGDPIAVRSFNRIGMERRGVSEEGRKAVKEAYRILYRQEGLNTSEALERIEAEVEQTPEIVHLLEFCRASEKGIAR; encoded by the coding sequence ATGGCCGATATCCATCCGACAGCCATTGTGGCCGACGGGGCTCAGATTGCAGATGATGCCTTCATCGGACCCTATTGCACCATCAGTGCCGATGCCGTCATCGGCAGCGGCACCCGGCTGATATCTCATGTGGTGATTGAAGGGAATACAACGCTGGGCCGGAACAACACCGTCTCTCCTTTTGCCGTGCTCGGCGGAAAAACCCAGGATCTTAAATTCAAAGGCGGCAATCCCGGAGTGAGGATCGGCGATAACAATACGATCCGCGAATATGTCACGATCAATGCCGCTACTAACGACAACAATTACACGACGGTCGGTAACGATTGTCATATTCTGGCCTATTCCCATATCGCGCACTGCTGCGAAGTCGGGAACGGTGTGGTGATTGTGAATGCCTGTCAGATTGCCGGGCATGTGGTGATTGAAGATTTTGCTACGATTGAAGGTTCGGTGGGGATTGTGCAGTTCATGCGCGTCGGCTCCATGGCCTATATCGGCGCGATGTCCAAAATCACCAAAGATGTTCCGCCCTACATGATCGGGCACGGCGATCCGATTGCCGTGCGCAGTTTTAACCGTATCGGCATGGAGCGCCGCGGAGTTTCGGAAGAGGGCCGGAAAGCGGTCAAGGAAGCCTACCGAATTCTCTACCGCCAGGAGGGTCTGAATACCTCCGAAGCCCTCGAGCGTATTGAGGCCGAAGTCGAGCAGACTCCGGAAATCGTTCATCTGCTTGAATTCTGCCGGGCTTCAGAAAAAGGTATTGCCCGCTAG
- a CDS encoding prepilin-type N-terminal cleavage/methylation domain-containing protein, protein MKGNFQRLECSGSWEFPGFGKCGFTLLELLVVLLIIGILISLGAGGYALARRSAKEGQAKADIELFRNALEEYRVEYGRYPPAVGPVAVVTNVLSPLVSGELQAVDPWGRAYQYCSTNRFSYVIYSQGIDAEDDADNIDPSRVGY, encoded by the coding sequence ATGAAAGGAAACTTTCAGAGGCTGGAATGTTCCGGGTCCTGGGAGTTTCCGGGTTTCGGGAAGTGCGGATTCACGCTGCTTGAGCTGTTGGTGGTGCTGCTCATTATCGGGATTCTGATCAGTCTCGGGGCCGGAGGCTATGCTCTTGCCCGGCGCTCTGCCAAAGAGGGGCAGGCCAAAGCCGATATTGAACTGTTCCGCAATGCGCTCGAAGAGTATCGGGTGGAATATGGACGCTATCCGCCGGCCGTCGGTCCCGTGGCGGTCGTTACCAATGTACTGAGTCCGTTGGTCAGCGGCGAGCTGCAGGCTGTCGATCCGTGGGGCCGGGCTTATCAATACTGCAGCACCAACCGGTTCAGTTATGTTATCTATTCGCAGGGCATTGATGCGGAGGATGATGCTGACAACATTGATCCGTCCCGTGTAGGATACTGA
- a CDS encoding glutathione peroxidase, whose protein sequence is MNLFYDLKAETVSGRIVKMAAYKGKVLLIVNTAGKCGFTRQYEGLQRLYEAYQGQGFEILGFPSNDFLKQEPGSNEAIASFCKLNYGITFTIFRKIAVKGPGRHPLYSYLTSPENNPVYGGKISWNFNKFLISRNGEVAGRFGSRTKPQNPDLIAAIKKELNPP, encoded by the coding sequence GTGAACTTATTTTATGATCTCAAAGCCGAAACTGTTTCCGGCAGAATCGTAAAAATGGCGGCCTATAAAGGCAAAGTACTACTCATCGTCAACACTGCCGGCAAATGCGGTTTCACCAGACAGTATGAAGGCCTGCAAAGGCTCTATGAAGCCTATCAGGGTCAAGGATTCGAGATCCTCGGATTCCCCTCAAATGACTTCCTGAAACAAGAGCCGGGTTCAAATGAAGCGATCGCATCATTCTGCAAATTGAACTATGGCATAACATTTACAATATTCAGAAAAATTGCAGTAAAAGGTCCCGGCCGGCATCCGTTATACAGCTATCTCACCTCCCCTGAAAACAACCCGGTGTATGGTGGAAAAATTTCCTGGAATTTCAATAAGTTCCTGATTTCCCGTAATGGCGAAGTTGCTGGCCGTTTCGGCAGTCGGACAAAACCCCAGAATCCCGATCTCATTGCAGCGATAAAAAAGGAGCTGAATCCCCCATGA
- a CDS encoding carbohydrate-binding protein, which translates to MNIRYTVLVLAAAAGGTMAQNPLVTHMYTADPTARVFNDTLYIYPSSDQVPPEGRKANDFCMPGYRMFRLDGGATWTDVGPVLDQNEVPWGKKDSFAMWAPDCIEKDGKYYYYFPAAPLDGSAFRRIGVGVSDSPEGPFTWEPHYIEGVKGIDPGLFVDDDNRAYLYFGGGHELFVVPLKDNMKEIAAPPKKVEHLPKGYKEASFMFKRNGIYYMTFAHTFPQEGYTIGYATSDSPMGPFVYGGKIMDNIGNGTNHHSITKYRGLWILFYHWWDISGFNKLRSMRADYLQFHKDGSILKVKPTLRGIGTPGLGELIQVDRYNEINGCETAFLEHDGYRGWMVTETKPNSYVRFDRVDFTGAKKIQARIACGQTYGKFEIRQNQIWGKLLAEFPVHYTGGWNSWETIEAEIKEPVDGVHNLVVVFKPDWGGTKLVNLDWLKLTE; encoded by the coding sequence ATGAATATACGATACACCGTTCTCGTTCTGGCCGCAGCTGCCGGAGGTACCATGGCGCAGAACCCGCTGGTCACCCACATGTATACGGCGGACCCGACCGCCCGCGTTTTCAATGATACGCTGTATATTTATCCTTCGAGTGATCAGGTTCCGCCGGAGGGAAGAAAGGCCAACGATTTCTGTATGCCGGGGTATCGCATGTTCCGTCTTGATGGGGGGGCGACGTGGACGGATGTCGGGCCGGTGCTGGATCAGAATGAGGTGCCGTGGGGGAAAAAAGATTCTTTTGCGATGTGGGCGCCGGACTGTATCGAAAAGGATGGGAAATATTATTATTATTTCCCGGCGGCTCCGCTGGACGGTTCGGCTTTCCGCCGTATCGGGGTGGGGGTATCTGATTCGCCCGAAGGTCCGTTTACATGGGAGCCGCACTATATCGAGGGGGTGAAGGGGATCGATCCCGGCCTGTTCGTTGATGACGATAACAGGGCCTATCTCTATTTCGGCGGCGGACATGAACTGTTTGTGGTCCCGTTGAAAGACAACATGAAGGAAATCGCCGCGCCGCCGAAAAAGGTTGAGCATCTGCCGAAAGGTTATAAAGAAGCCTCCTTCATGTTTAAACGGAACGGAATTTATTACATGACCTTTGCGCATACCTTCCCGCAGGAAGGGTATACGATTGGTTATGCCACGTCGGACTCACCGATGGGACCGTTTGTATACGGTGGAAAAATCATGGACAACATCGGCAACGGCACCAACCATCATTCCATCACCAAATACAGAGGACTGTGGATTCTGTTCTATCATTGGTGGGATATCAGCGGATTCAATAAACTGCGCTCCATGCGGGCGGATTATCTGCAGTTTCATAAAGACGGCAGTATTCTGAAGGTGAAGCCGACCCTTCGGGGTATTGGAACGCCGGGGCTCGGTGAGTTGATCCAGGTTGATCGGTATAACGAAATTAACGGTTGTGAAACGGCTTTTCTTGAACATGACGGCTATCGCGGCTGGATGGTGACCGAAACGAAACCGAACAGCTATGTCCGTTTTGATCGCGTGGACTTCACCGGTGCGAAAAAAATCCAGGCCCGGATCGCCTGCGGGCAGACCTACGGGAAATTCGAGATTCGTCAGAATCAAATCTGGGGAAAACTGCTGGCGGAATTTCCGGTACATTATACGGGTGGCTGGAACAGCTGGGAAACCATCGAGGCGGAAATCAAAGAGCCGGTTGACGGGGTGCATAATCTGGTGGTGGTGTTCAAGCCGGACTGGGGCGGAACCAAACTGGTTAATCTCGACTGGCTGAAGCTCACCGAATAG
- a CDS encoding helix-turn-helix domain-containing protein, translating into MPDYVRIAEGFPHQRLVVIPTNVLQRCNSLPLVKLLYITHLGTYPYAPGHYVHRDGTEQIIMIYCLKGSGTVKMDNTILNLQKGHVVFIPSDTPHVYYSDESSPWSIFWIHFSGAQKDLALNSLNFSRQNPLLFVPDTTLMQNAFEDIYACLNYHYSDAGLLAMTSAFIHLLSLIKLHYGAPKKDKQAIEDRVMGTIDFMQAHLDMQLTLKELADRAGLSVPHYSKLFRQRTSQSPVAYFIQLKIKKACELLHETAEPIHRIGLQLGYEDPYFFSRQFKKIQGISPSEFRKLTGRSNRPAGNRTDS; encoded by the coding sequence ATGCCTGATTATGTTAGAATAGCCGAAGGGTTTCCTCATCAGCGTCTCGTGGTCATCCCAACCAATGTACTGCAACGATGTAACTCTCTTCCTCTAGTGAAACTGTTATACATTACTCATCTCGGGACATATCCTTATGCTCCTGGTCATTACGTCCATAGAGACGGAACAGAACAGATCATAATGATCTACTGTCTGAAAGGTAGCGGAACCGTGAAGATGGATAATACTATCCTCAATCTTCAAAAAGGTCATGTTGTATTCATACCTTCAGACACCCCTCATGTTTACTACAGTGATGAGAGCAGCCCTTGGTCGATTTTCTGGATTCACTTTTCCGGTGCACAAAAGGATCTCGCGCTGAACAGTCTGAATTTCAGCAGACAGAATCCTCTGCTGTTTGTTCCTGACACCACACTGATGCAGAATGCATTTGAAGACATTTACGCCTGTCTGAATTATCACTATTCTGATGCCGGGCTGCTGGCCATGACCAGTGCATTCATACACCTCTTAAGTCTTATAAAACTGCACTACGGAGCTCCCAAAAAAGATAAGCAGGCGATCGAGGACCGCGTAATGGGTACCATCGATTTTATGCAGGCCCACCTGGATATGCAGCTCACTCTCAAAGAATTGGCGGACCGGGCGGGATTATCTGTTCCCCATTACAGCAAACTCTTCCGGCAGCGAACCAGTCAGTCACCTGTAGCATACTTTATTCAGCTGAAAATTAAGAAAGCCTGCGAACTTCTGCACGAAACCGCCGAGCCCATCCACCGAATCGGACTTCAGCTTGGATATGAAGACCCTTACTTCTTCAGCCGCCAGTTTAAAAAAATTCAGGGGATCTCCCCCTCGGAATTTCGCAAACTGACCGGCCGATCAAACCGGCCTGCAGGAAACCGGACCGACTCGTAA
- a CDS encoding lipocalin, whose protein sequence is MKLKWISLCTLLIAGCNSTENLDAVSNFEPDRYLGVWYEIARFPHRFEDGMSNVTATYSFNENGSINVVNRGYLDEEQQWKQAEAHAELKGAPTTGWLKVSFFKPFYGSYKIIDLNDDYSRAIVTTGSFNYLWLLARKPQLETETYHAMVQRASELGFEIEKLIPVDQSRNIK, encoded by the coding sequence ATGAAACTGAAATGGATAAGCCTGTGTACCCTACTGATTGCAGGATGCAATTCGACTGAAAATCTGGATGCGGTTTCCAATTTTGAGCCGGACCGTTATCTTGGCGTCTGGTACGAAATTGCCCGCTTCCCCCACCGCTTTGAAGATGGCATGAGCAATGTTACAGCCACCTATTCCTTCAACGAAAACGGCAGTATTAACGTTGTCAATAGAGGCTATCTCGATGAAGAACAGCAATGGAAACAGGCCGAAGCACATGCAGAACTGAAAGGTGCTCCGACAACAGGATGGCTGAAAGTCAGCTTTTTCAAACCCTTCTACGGCTCCTATAAAATCATCGATCTCAATGACGACTATTCGCGTGCCATCGTAACAACCGGCTCCTTCAACTATCTCTGGCTGCTCGCCCGCAAACCGCAGCTTGAGACAGAAACGTATCACGCGATGGTACAGCGAGCCAGCGAGCTGGGATTTGAAATTGAGAAGCTGATTCCAGTTGATCAATCCCGAAATATAAAATGA
- a CDS encoding DegQ family serine endoprotease, whose translation MRVVKYLTAGFAAVALLGIEPAVAGKAALKQTGDAFAEVAQEALPAVVFIDVETTVEVPTRYRHPLEEFFGRGYWGYPSEPETREYQQRGQGSGFIISKDGYILTNNHVVNNADKITVTLGDGREFEAKLIGTDPKTEVALIKIDGHEELPVVPLGDSDALRVGEWVIAAGNPFGLSQTITAGIVSAKGRDETGIAEYGDFIQTDAAINPGNSGGPLLNIDGEVVGINTAIYTRSGGYMGIGFAIPINQAVNIKEQLIKYGRVSRSVLGVYLQEVDEDLAATFGLDQKGGVLINQVVEDSAAEEAGIKGGDIVVEMNGKPVRKLHAFRNRVANTPPNTKIELKIFRDGKYINISAVTKEMESDDSGVVAQQNDTFNKLGISVESMEGDTARRMGYEGIEGVIITEVERGSAAWNAGLQPGQVITTVNRKPIDSVRAFRKAVSENEGHRILFLITDGRVSRFVVVNLDD comes from the coding sequence ATGCGTGTTGTGAAATATCTTACAGCCGGTTTTGCGGCTGTTGCATTGCTGGGCATTGAGCCGGCCGTTGCCGGAAAGGCGGCATTAAAACAGACGGGCGATGCGTTCGCCGAGGTAGCTCAGGAGGCTCTGCCCGCCGTTGTTTTTATTGATGTCGAAACGACGGTCGAAGTGCCGACCAGATACCGGCATCCGCTGGAGGAATTTTTCGGGCGTGGCTACTGGGGGTATCCGAGTGAGCCGGAAACACGCGAGTATCAGCAGCGCGGTCAGGGGTCCGGATTTATTATTTCCAAAGACGGTTATATTCTGACCAACAACCATGTGGTGAACAATGCCGATAAAATCACGGTCACGCTGGGCGACGGGCGTGAGTTTGAAGCCAAGCTGATCGGTACGGATCCCAAAACCGAAGTTGCGCTGATTAAGATTGATGGACATGAAGAGCTGCCGGTGGTTCCGCTGGGCGATTCCGATGCGCTTCGCGTGGGTGAATGGGTGATTGCCGCAGGCAACCCTTTCGGACTTTCGCAGACGATTACCGCCGGTATTGTCAGCGCCAAAGGGCGCGATGAAACCGGGATTGCGGAATACGGCGACTTTATTCAGACCGATGCCGCGATCAATCCGGGGAATTCCGGAGGGCCGCTGCTGAATATTGACGGTGAAGTGGTCGGCATTAATACCGCGATCTATACCCGGAGCGGCGGCTATATGGGCATCGGTTTTGCCATTCCGATCAATCAGGCCGTCAATATCAAGGAGCAGCTGATTAAATACGGCCGGGTTTCACGCAGCGTGCTTGGTGTTTATCTGCAGGAGGTGGATGAGGACCTTGCCGCGACCTTCGGGCTGGACCAGAAAGGCGGCGTGCTGATCAATCAGGTCGTAGAGGATTCCGCCGCTGAGGAGGCCGGTATTAAAGGCGGGGATATTGTGGTTGAAATGAACGGTAAGCCGGTGAGAAAACTTCATGCGTTCCGTAACCGCGTAGCCAACACGCCGCCGAATACAAAAATTGAACTGAAGATTTTCCGTGATGGGAAATACATCAACATTTCAGCGGTCACGAAAGAGATGGAAAGCGATGATTCCGGAGTGGTCGCTCAGCAAAACGATACCTTCAATAAACTGGGCATTTCGGTTGAAAGTATGGAGGGCGATACGGCCCGCCGTATGGGATACGAAGGTATCGAAGGAGTCATTATTACCGAGGTCGAACGGGGCAGTGCCGCCTGGAATGCCGGACTGCAGCCGGGACAGGTGATTACCACGGTGAACCGCAAGCCGATCGATTCGGTCCGGGCTTTCCGGAAAGCCGTTTCGGAGAATGAAGGCCATCGCATTCTCTTCCTGATTACCGACGGCCGGGTTTCCCGTTTCGTGGTGGTGAATCTGGATGATTAA
- a CDS encoding prepilin-type N-terminal cleavage/methylation domain-containing protein, with product MKTRGFTLIELLVVIVILGLLLTLGSKGLRAARINARKAKAHVEMKAIETGIMAYFNKYGKLPAPDSCQGLEDYTDSATIITVITGKDEVLNPAKIVFLEPQGEPVGVFLDPWGVPYQVVLDTDYDGTVDIMGATAGRKTAAVSTGLYDATGNTNDVIFSWH from the coding sequence ATGAAAACGCGCGGATTCACATTGATTGAACTGCTGGTTGTTATTGTTATTCTTGGTCTGCTGCTCACGCTGGGGTCCAAAGGGCTGCGTGCCGCACGCATCAATGCCCGCAAGGCTAAAGCGCACGTGGAAATGAAAGCCATCGAAACCGGTATAATGGCCTACTTTAATAAATATGGGAAACTGCCTGCACCGGATTCGTGCCAGGGTCTGGAGGATTATACAGACAGTGCGACGATCATCACTGTCATCACCGGAAAAGATGAAGTGTTGAATCCGGCAAAGATTGTTTTCCTCGAACCACAGGGAGAACCGGTCGGCGTTTTTCTTGATCCGTGGGGCGTGCCGTATCAGGTGGTACTCGATACCGATTATGACGGAACCGTGGATATCATGGGGGCCACCGCGGGTCGAAAAACGGCGGCGGTTTCCACCGGTCTGTACGATGCGACCGGAAATACCAATGATGTTATTTTCAGCTGGCACTGA
- a CDS encoding glycoside hydrolase family 95 protein — protein MKNNRLKCLLFALILTAGNAFALDVEPLPLEQRKAVVNLPGMCSTKPGTRWDSGIVTGNGVMGASILGQPYDEKVVFNQERLFRPLFDARPITPEISSALPKVRRMMKAGKNSQALLYWREVMAENGHPEIVLTPSYHPAYTMHITREDAGAVSDYLRTVDFMTGEATVRYKNKKGRWINRTFVSRADNVIVQLFESPDGSPVSMDLKLVDQWQGLQDHMARIATDYSEQWLTARCKYKKTERGYEGTTRIICEGGTVETPGDKVRCLKARRILLLTRITDLDDFSVSEIPAMQTELSGLSKDYETLLARHVKLHGAAMKRVALHIDQSDDRYLSSEELIQKQSESKEIIPALLQKMFNMGRYALLSSSGNYPPPLTGIWNGSHKPAWSGDWTLDTNINQQMSGANTCAMPEALKAYLNLIEEIAPSWEVNAENIYGCRGILSGARTAGRENYHTHFGKWPGHCWTAGAAWLIYPLYEYYLVSGNTAFLQEHVLPLMEKSVLFYEDFLTEFDENGKLMFVPSYSPEHLPQQTINAVQDIAAAKQMISNTIEAYENLGIKPERIKQLKAMLEKFPPYLVNDEGGFQEWTYPGYVEHYDHRHMSHSYPVWPAHELSWEKNPKMMKAMRVALEKRLPQDWSGHNFAIRALCAARTKYPQLFQLNLNRLMRYDFIQPNLVTRHNPGWCPNTDVLCGLPGLLSEALVYSNPGVIELLPAWLPELPSGSIEGILTRTQAKVNVLQWDLNKKQVSVSITSQKDQWVTLVVRQGIKTIKGKAELKPSIGENMARKIFLKKGQPVHLNIMLEKKMNDYPVNTPALTAEEGDRQFIEKFVEKRKKK, from the coding sequence ATGAAAAATAACAGACTGAAATGTTTGCTGTTCGCTTTGATTTTAACTGCAGGCAATGCTTTCGCGTTGGATGTGGAACCGTTGCCGCTGGAGCAGCGCAAGGCCGTTGTGAACCTGCCCGGGATGTGCAGTACGAAGCCCGGAACGCGCTGGGACAGCGGTATTGTGACGGGGAATGGAGTGATGGGAGCCTCGATTCTTGGACAGCCTTATGACGAGAAGGTTGTTTTCAATCAGGAGCGGTTGTTTCGGCCCTTGTTTGATGCCCGTCCAATCACCCCGGAAATTTCCAGCGCACTGCCGAAAGTGCGCCGGATGATGAAAGCAGGAAAAAACAGCCAGGCACTTTTGTATTGGCGGGAAGTCATGGCAGAGAACGGACATCCGGAGATTGTACTGACCCCCTCCTACCATCCGGCCTATACCATGCACATTACGCGGGAGGATGCCGGTGCTGTTTCCGATTATCTGCGCACGGTCGATTTTATGACGGGTGAAGCAACGGTTCGTTATAAAAATAAAAAAGGCCGGTGGATCAACAGGACCTTTGTTTCCCGCGCGGATAATGTGATTGTGCAGTTGTTTGAATCTCCGGATGGAAGTCCGGTCAGTATGGATCTCAAGCTGGTGGATCAGTGGCAGGGGCTGCAGGACCATATGGCCCGAATTGCGACGGATTATTCAGAACAATGGCTGACGGCACGCTGTAAATATAAAAAGACCGAGCGGGGCTATGAAGGAACCACGCGGATTATCTGTGAGGGTGGAACGGTTGAAACGCCCGGCGATAAAGTCCGGTGTCTGAAAGCCAGGCGCATTCTGCTTCTGACACGCATCACGGATCTGGATGATTTTTCAGTATCCGAAATCCCGGCGATGCAGACTGAGCTCTCCGGACTGTCTAAGGATTATGAAACGCTGCTGGCCCGGCATGTAAAACTGCATGGTGCCGCGATGAAGCGGGTGGCGCTGCATATCGATCAATCGGATGATCGTTATCTTTCTTCCGAAGAACTGATTCAGAAGCAGTCTGAGTCGAAAGAGATTATCCCGGCACTGCTTCAAAAGATGTTCAATATGGGACGCTATGCACTGTTGTCTTCGAGCGGAAACTATCCGCCGCCGTTGACGGGAATATGGAACGGCTCACATAAGCCGGCCTGGTCGGGCGACTGGACGCTGGACACCAATATCAATCAGCAGATGTCCGGCGCAAATACCTGCGCAATGCCGGAAGCACTTAAGGCCTATCTGAATCTGATCGAAGAAATTGCACCGAGCTGGGAAGTGAATGCCGAAAATATTTACGGCTGCCGGGGTATCCTGTCGGGAGCCCGGACGGCCGGGCGCGAAAATTATCACACGCATTTCGGGAAGTGGCCGGGGCACTGCTGGACCGCCGGCGCGGCCTGGCTGATTTATCCATTATATGAATATTATCTGGTCTCGGGGAACACTGCGTTTCTGCAGGAACACGTGTTGCCCCTGATGGAGAAAAGCGTTCTGTTCTATGAAGATTTTCTGACTGAGTTCGACGAAAACGGAAAGCTGATGTTTGTGCCATCCTATTCTCCTGAACATCTTCCGCAGCAAACGATTAATGCCGTTCAGGATATTGCGGCGGCAAAGCAGATGATTTCGAATACCATCGAAGCGTATGAAAATCTGGGCATCAAACCCGAACGCATAAAACAGCTTAAAGCAATGCTGGAAAAATTTCCCCCATATCTCGTGAATGACGAGGGCGGTTTTCAGGAATGGACCTACCCCGGTTATGTGGAACACTATGATCACCGTCATATGTCGCACAGTTATCCGGTCTGGCCGGCGCATGAGCTGAGCTGGGAAAAGAATCCGAAAATGATGAAAGCCATGCGCGTGGCGCTGGAAAAAAGGCTGCCGCAGGACTGGTCCGGGCACAACTTTGCCATCCGTGCGCTTTGCGCGGCGCGGACTAAATATCCTCAACTGTTCCAACTGAATCTCAACCGGCTGATGCGCTACGACTTTATTCAGCCGAATCTGGTTACCAGACACAATCCCGGGTGGTGTCCGAATACGGATGTGCTCTGCGGGTTGCCGGGGCTGCTTTCCGAGGCGCTGGTCTATTCCAATCCCGGGGTGATTGAACTGCTGCCCGCCTGGTTGCCTGAACTTCCGTCCGGATCCATTGAAGGGATTCTGACCCGCACGCAGGCGAAGGTAAATGTGCTGCAATGGGATCTGAATAAAAAACAGGTCTCGGTTTCGATAACTTCGCAGAAGGATCAGTGGGTTACGCTGGTGGTGCGGCAGGGGATTAAAACGATTAAAGGCAAGGCCGAGCTGAAACCGTCAATCGGTGAAAACATGGCGAGGAAGATCTTTTTGAAAAAAGGTCAGCCGGTTCACCTGAACATTATGCTGGAAAAAAAGATGAATGATTATCCGGTGAATACGCCGGCACTGACCGCTGAAGAGGGCGATCGTCAGTTCATAGAAAAGTTCGTAGAAAAACGGAAAAAGAAATGA
- the fabZ gene encoding 3-hydroxyacyl-ACP dehydratase FabZ, whose product MSVMDINDIMGILPHRYPFLLVDRITELDLENQKIVGYKNLTFNEPYFQGHFPGEPIMPGVKQLEAMAQVAGILLNKIKDREGAIAYFMAIDKAKFRRKVVPGDCLRMEIEITRMRSRMATVSGKAYVDNEIASQADLMFGYGA is encoded by the coding sequence ATGAGTGTAATGGACATTAACGATATCATGGGGATTCTGCCGCATCGCTACCCCTTTCTGCTGGTCGACCGCATCACGGAACTGGATTTGGAAAACCAGAAAATCGTCGGCTATAAAAACCTTACATTCAATGAACCTTATTTTCAGGGTCATTTTCCGGGCGAACCGATTATGCCGGGAGTGAAGCAGCTCGAAGCCATGGCTCAGGTTGCGGGTATTCTGCTGAACAAAATCAAAGACCGCGAAGGGGCCATCGCCTATTTCATGGCGATTGATAAAGCCAAATTCCGTCGCAAAGTGGTGCCGGGGGACTGTCTCCGTATGGAAATTGAAATTACCCGCATGCGTTCGCGCATGGCCACGGTTTCCGGGAAAGCCTATGTCGACAACGAAATTGCCAGTCAGGCCGATCTGATGTTCGGTTACGGGGCGTAA
- a CDS encoding YkgJ family cysteine cluster protein: MLNPEILKRFQCSGCGECCRWGGSVLLTDDDIHQMAAYLRLSEADFIEKHTRLAPNRKQLALLDQADGSCEFLEGDRCRVYEARPEQCSSFPYAWSVPGGCPELDRLSAEQKNVE, translated from the coding sequence ATGTTAAATCCCGAAATATTAAAGAGATTCCAGTGTTCCGGCTGCGGAGAATGCTGCCGGTGGGGCGGCTCCGTGCTTCTGACGGATGATGATATTCATCAAATGGCGGCTTATCTGAGATTAAGTGAAGCGGATTTTATTGAAAAACACACCCGGCTGGCCCCGAACCGGAAGCAGCTGGCACTGCTGGATCAGGCGGACGGGAGTTGCGAATTTCTCGAAGGGGACCGCTGCCGGGTGTATGAGGCACGTCCGGAGCAGTGTAGCTCCTTCCCGTATGCGTGGAGCGTTCCCGGAGGCTGTCCGGAACTGGACCGCCTTTCGGCTGAACAGAAAAATGTTGAATAG